The sequence TTCACCTCTCATATTGCCCCAGTCTTCCTACCAAGCTACCACTGTACATAAGCATGCATCCCGTTACCCCTGTAAGGAatcaaatcattttcattttaaaatggctGCCCAGGTTACATTCACTGGCAGAGTTCTTCCCCATTAAGGAAGGATAGTGAACATGAGCAGGTGTCAACTTCTTTGATTAGGAATAAAGAACTCTTCTAAGCAAAATCAATGAGTTTCCTGGTTCTTTTTAATACGTTATGTGAATCCTTTTAATTCCTACACTTGTTTACTAATTATGATTGTTATTTATGTCAAGAGGGTTTCCCCCAGGCAAACCTGATCCATTTCCTAACGACAAAGTATGCTTAACCTAATGCCACgagtctcctttcctttctcccctgcctgccttccttccttccatttgcTACTCATCAAGACAGATCATACATTGGGATCAAAAAAGAAACTGGCAAGGAGGTCCTAAAGTGCACATTTTTCAACCTGAGTAACTTCTGAAAACAGAATTTAATTACATATTCTGTTGAAAATTCAACTTTGGTGCTTTTCCAAGAATTTACGATGTCAATTTCTAACAAGTCCTATCCCTCAGTATACAAGGTTTTTCAAAAGAAGAGATAGGAAAATACATTTCGCTATGCGCTAATTGGTACATGTTTATAGCAAACAAAATCtggagtaaagtgaaagtgtgtttaaaaacaacaaaatacaggATATATGCTTATCGAAAGGTTGCTAGTGTAAAGTGTAAAAAAAGCCCAGAAACCTCAGTAGTCAGGAGACCACAAGGGGGAGCTCTCATGCCTTGTGAAGAAAGCATAGCCCAAAAGGAAGAAGACAAGACTtctggcaaggactcagccaacAAAAAGCCATGGACTTGTTTACTAcagccctcccaacttccttttctcctctatgAAAGTATTGTCATTCCCATACTGTGGGGAGGACTTGCACCTGGCTCACCATGGTTGAGACTCCAAATTGCAATTATCTGCTGATTCCGAATAAACCcattttgctggagaaatatctggcaaTCTGTTTGAGGTCAATAAAAGGCAGCAGTGAACTTGCATCCTGCAACTAATCTATAAATtcagttgctttttttcccccccaggaATTCCATTTGACAGTGTCCCACAGTTTGTGTGTATCACAGTGCTAGAGGTCTCTTTTTTCGCATCACTATCCAAAAAAGCCTCTGATAAGATACTTTCCACAAGTGAAAgggaagttttttctttttttacttttccagaaaaataaggaaactttATCAACCACTTCTTTTCTGAACAAAACTTAGATTACCAATTGCCCTTTCAATTACACTCAACAATTTTCAAGTCTAGTTAgacatttataatgttttataattgtgctaattaaattctaattttatcTAGTTAGAAGGTAACTAGATAAAACACACTAAACATTTCAGAAGATGAATCTtcataactgactcatttggcaCATCCTTAATTTCCAGGATAAAATCAGCAGAAATGAAACTAAcataattttcaaagaatttatacAGGCCAGAGTCTTAGGACAAGGAACTTCTAAATGCAAAAGACAAGGAACTTCTGCTCATCTTCCTAGTTACATGCACTTTTCCTCATGGAGTAACTGATGTTTCCTGGTTTCTTTGTGGAAGTTTTGTTTGTAGGAAAGCATAAACGTGTGGCCAGATCTTGTTGGTTTCTGTTCCAGAGAATGTTTCCAACACCCCTTTTTTCCTAAGGATAAAAAACAAGACAGGTCTGACTATAAAAAAAGATCACAGGCCagtatcactaatgaacatagatgcaaaaatcctcagcaaaatattaacaaaccaaattcaacagttaaggatcatataccatgatcaagtggcaTCTGTCCCAAGGATGGTTCAATACAttcaaatcaatgtgatacaccatattaacaaattgaataaagatcatatgatcatctcaacagatacagaatagcttttgacaaaatttgacATCCATTTTTgataaaactctcaacaaagtgggtatagagggaacatacctcagtgtaataaaagtcatatatgacaaacctagagccaATATAATAGTGAAAAGCTGaaggcatttcctctaagatcagaaacaagacaaagatgtccactctcaccagttttgttttgaaattcctagccatagcaatcagaaggggggtgtgtgtgtgtgggcgggagtggtccaaataggaaaggaagaacTAAAACTGTCACTTcagcagatgacatgacactgtaTATAGAAAAGCCtaaaagatgccaccaaaaaactaataaatgaactaataaatgaatttagtaaagcttcaggatacaaaattatagaaatctgttgcatttttatacactaataacaaactatcagagaaattaaaacaatcccacttacaactgcctttaaaaaaaataaataaataaaaaccagaaataaatctaATCAAGCAGGTTAAGAACCTATACTTGGAAAACTATaaggcactgatgaaagaaactgaaaaagacattaaaaaatggaaagacatatcttgctcatggattggaacaattagtattgttaaaatgaccatactatgCAAGacaatctatggattcaatgcaattcctaacaaaataccaacagcattttttttttaatgtttgtttatttttggctgtgttgggtcttcattgctatgcgggctttctctaggtgcagcaAGCGAGGGCTATAcatggtgcaagggcttctcattgcagtggttctcctgttacagagcacaggctctagggcagatggactcagtagttgcagctcacgggctcattagttgtggcagGTGAGTTCAGTTGCcccatgtcatgtgggatcttcctggaccagggatcaaaccagtattccttgcattgcaaagtggattcctaaccactggaccaccagggaaatccccaatggcatttttcatggcACTAGATCAAAAATTCTAAAATCTGGATACACAAAAGATCCggatagccaaaacaatcttgagaaacaaCAGCGCTGGAGACTTCATcctccctgacttcaaactataccaCACAGCCACACAGTAACCAAAACAGTAATGGCGCTAGCACAAAACCAgatacacagatcaatggaacagaataggcaGCCCAGAAATAACCTGCAGTGTGGTCaggttaatctatgacaaagaaggcaagaatacacagggagaaaagacagcctcttcaataaatggtgctggaaaaactggacagctacacacaGAAGAATAAAACTAGATTACTTTCTCacacaatataaataaaatcaagaaggattaaagacctaaatgtaagacctgaagtcataaaaattctagaagaaaacacaggcagtacactctttgaaATCAGCCTTAACAATATATATACAACATGTATATatgttgtgtgtttgtgtatatatatatatatatatatatatatataaggtatatatcttgtgtgtgtatgtatgtgtgtgtgtgtatatatatatatataggatctgtttcctcaggcaagggaaacaaaagcaaaaataaacaaatgggactacatcaaactaaaaagatcTCGTATAGCCAAGGAagctcaacaaaatgaaaagacagcctactgaatgggagaagatatttgcaaatgatatatctgataagaagttaatatccaaaatatacaaaacccaacatcaaaaaataaataaacaacttgatttaaaaatgggcagaagaccttaacatgtctttttccaaagacataaagatggcaaacagacacatgaaaagatgttcaccatcactagtcatcagggaaatacaaatcaaaaccaaaatcagatcaactcacacctgtcaaaatggcttttatcattaaaaaaaaaaaaaaaaaaggataggtTGGATAGGTTGAGGACTTCCcaattcaggttcaatccctgaatagagaactaagattctacatgccacttggcatagccaaaaataaaataaataatttctttttttaaaagataatagtgTGGATTTAATGGTCTCAGAAAGTACAGATCTGTGTGATCAAGAATGAAAGGCACTTGGCTGGGTGTTAGAAAACCCAGATTTTGGTTTCAGTTGTGCCCTCTGGCTAACAGAAATGGTCACTTAAGATGCATCTATCATTTTCTGAGCacatgctaagtgctttacatataatAATTTAATCCTATTTAAAGCtcaagtttcattattttactgaTGAAACTGTGTTAGGGATGTAAAGTAATGACCTGAATCACCAAAATGGTAGTAGGCTTCAAAATACAGGTCCTGTCAGACACTAGAACACCCGTGGCTTTCTTTTGTCTGCTTGCCTCTTTGCAAGACAGCTTCCTAATACGTGACGatccttccttctttcacttattttttttttcctctgtgcccTCCTTctgaattttaaaggaaagggGAATTCTAGAATGTTGTTTTTATCGTGTTTCCTACTGggtttctccatttcttcccagACAGATTTGTCTGGCTTTATACCAGGCCAGCAATCAAAGTCTGTATTCACTTGTTTCCTTGAGGTTCAATGGTGAGAAGGATCAAAATCCAGGGGTtgtttttcaaaacagaaaaattcctGCCAGAGATTCTGGCATTCCAATTGTTTATCCTCCTCCTCCAACTACTCATATACACACTGGCTTTAAGGCTGCAGAAGAGCAAATGAAGAACTCTGGTTTATCACTTTCTAAAAATACTCTGCAAGTTTTTCACTAGATTTTAAGATGTTTCACTGGGAACAAAAACATTCCTTTATGCATCCCTCATAAGATTTGCCACAGTTAAAGACTAACTTAAATAATTCCCACTGTTTTCTGGGTTAAGAAACATGTGCTAAAGCCCTCCTGCTTCTAAGTTCACAAGAGCATCTTTTCACAAGTTTTCAATAGAACAAGTTTCTTAACTATTGTAAGTCTCTTGAAGAGCCACCTTAAAATCAAGCCTATGTCACAAGTGGGTTAACAGGAACAGGTTGCTTCCAAGGGAACAACTATACACACCTATTCAGCCCTAAGGCTGAACCCTGGACGAACATTTGTCACCTTCATTTCTATGTAATAACATGGAACTAGCTTAAGCTATTGGTCCTCTAAAAAGAGCATCATGTTGCTTGTAAACAGAGACCTAGTTATACTATCAAATGTCCCACAGCTGAGAAGagtttttaaaagcaacaatgtaactgtcagtattttaaaataacactgcTGATTCTCACTAAGGCTATTGCAAATACCACTTTAAACTGTTGGTTAAATCCAGTCCTAGTTCTATGTACAGGAGCTTAGAGGGAAAAGTTTCAATTAATGGCAAGAGGTAGCAAAAGCCAGAAGCTCAGAAAGACTAGTGTATCTCCTGAGATAGGGACCCGTGACATACACTTCATCTCTACAGCCTTCCCCAACTTCCCCTCCCACATTTTACAGAACTAATGCCTACAGCCACGGCACTTCCACTGCATGCAGTCATGACTTCCGTTAATAGCCTCACAGTGTTGTTATCAGCTCAGCAACAATgtgctctctcttcttctggttAATTTTGAATGAATAACAAACCTCTTTTGGGAAACAACCTTTTCACTAAATTCAGTCCATGAGACTCAGATGGGATAGTCCCCACCTTCCAGCTTCAAGGATGGACATGATCAGAGCTAGTTAGTGCCAACTCCAACTCCATGACTTTTGAGGGCACAGAGACTCTCTTTTTCTGGGGTAGATGAACTGGAAGGAGGTGAGCTGGAatgttgaggctcagagagggagagCCCACCTGAGATTGATGCCAACACAGGAAAACAAAGCTAAGAGTGACAGAGGCCTGATGACTGTTTGAACACCTGGACCCAAACCATCTACCTTTGGACTCTTCAGTTACATGAccaataaatttcccttttgctAAAGCTTGTGTGAATTGGGTTCCTGATTGATATAAGCACCTATCACACCGCATGACAAATACTGTTTACCCAGCACTTTGCCTCACAAAGAAAGGTGAGTTTCTTTGGGGTTTGGCAAAGACTGGGTCTAATTATCTGTGTGGATCACTGGCCTAGCATAGTGTCCACAGGGTAAACAACACATTCATCAGTACTAAGTGATTCAACAGTGCCAGGACTGTTTTTAAGTCTTTGTATGGATTCTCTCATTTAATTCCCTTAACAACCCTATAAAGAAGGTACTATATAATAATTGCtctgattttacaaataaagaattcATGGCACAGATGTTCAAACAccttgcccagggccacacagctggtaATCTGCAGGAGCCAGGCTCATTATATAATCACAAAATTACACTAACAGCTAGTGAAGAAAGTGAATTGCCAACTTCCTCGTAATTTCATCCTCCAGAAATAAGTCTTAAAATAATTTGGACTGCTACTTCTGAATTCACTGCATAGTTACCCAAttacaacaacaacagtaatagcTAATAATCATATAGCGCTTAATGTGTGTCAGACACAGTTCTAAGAATTACACATGTTAACTCCACCTTTCAACCCTCCAGTCTCAATCCCATTTTGCATGGAAAAAAACAGAGGTTAAGCAAGAAGTTAAGGCCAAGTTAATAAATggtgagctgggatttgaacttagGCACTCTGGCTCTAGAGTCAGTACTCTAACCACAGCACTGTCCTGTCTTAATGCTAAttcagtaagtgaatgaataaagaaaagtgaatgtAATCAACCCTCTGTTAGGAGAGGGGAAGGCTGAATAAAGAAACAGATTTGTTTCTTGAACCGAGTCAAACATTAATTCACTAGAGTTCCTGTATTTGTGGTGGGATATGAATTCCCTGAGGATTTAACAAAActatgtaaaaatgaaaacttttaaacaCTATTTGCCAAATAAATGATCTGAGGACTAGTTGCCCTTCGAGAGGCTTTTGCGCTATAGTGTCCTCTACCATCACAGGGAGTGGGCACCGTTAGCTTTGCCTTCCTGGCGTTcacgccagccctccctccaCCAGATAGCAGAGTTTGGGTGAGACTGACCCACTGCCTGCTCTGGGTGTGGACCAATCAATACAATCTCTCCCATCCTAGTGACTGGCTCAGAAATGCACAGTAACCTAGGCCTAAAATGCAAGGCATTCTCTGACCACAGTAGCTGCTCAAGTTGGTTAACTCTAGCACTTCTGTTCACTGGAGGAAAGGTGACCCCTCAACCTTTCATAAAGAGGATGCTGTGCCTGCTCCTAGCAACCGTCAGCAACTATGCAGGAAATATAAGGACAGAGCCAATACAAAGCAAAGATGAGCAAAATTCTGATCAAACCTGGGGGCAGCTGAAGCCCAAACTACCTTCTGGATTTGTTACacaaataaatttccttttattacttAAACTAATTCGGGTTGAATCTTCTGGTATTTTAGCATTTTGATTAGAAAGCATGAAAGATCAGAAAATGATTTAGTGATTCATCATATAAGAGAAGTTCTTTTCAGCCAACTCACCGGTAGTACTCCAGGACAGGCTCTGTTTGGGCTTCGTAAGCTTTCAGTCTCTTGACAACTGTCTCTGGTCTATCATCCTCACGCTGAACAAGAGGCTCCCCAGTCAGATCATCAATTCCCTAAATGGGAGTTAGAAGGGCTGGCATCAACTATCATagttttgaaggatatttttataGGTAGTTAACTGATTTGTAAACAGACATCTATGTAAGcaccaaacacaaaaatgtgctttttaaataaatggaatcaaattcaaacccaggtcatgGCAACACAGAGCCATGAGACCCTAGGAACATTTCTACGGTGGCAATCACcttctctttacagaaaaaggGTCTTTAAGCAGCctctaaaataattttgtattatatattacatgtatattgtatatatattatgaaaaaaagtgaaagtgtcagttgctcagtcgtgtccagctctttacaactgtagccttccaggctcctctgtccatggaattctccagacaagaatactggagtgggtagccattcccttctccaggggatcttcctgacccagggatcaaacctgggtgtcctgcattgcaggcagattctttaccatctgaaccaccagggaagcccgtgataTTATACATATACGAAAAGGAGAATCTGAACTGTAAGCCCTAAATAACCCAAGGTGTCATTAATCCCTACTGCCCCAATTCTAAGCACACCACCTGGCAGAGTAGAAAATCAACACATACTTTTGAAGGAACAACAAACCCCTGTTGCCTCTGGGGATGTCTTTACCACCAAGCTGACTGGACTAAACCAGCAGACTACACAAGTAATCTGAGAACATGCCCTCTGGAGTTCTGGTCATCCAAGAGTATCAACGTAATCTTTGAGGGCAACTGTCTCCAGATGACAAGAGGTCATCTGTCATCTGGAGACAGCTGGCTACGCAGAAGGCCGAGTCAGTTCCACCCCAACTACTCACCACGGTTTTGGGAGGGTTGAACTCGATGTTGTAGACACGGCCGCTGCCTGGATGGATCCAGCGAGCAGTAAGGCGCTGCTTGATGACCTCAAAAGGCACGTTCAGATTAATCACTGTGTCTATCTGGTAGGCTCTATCCAGGGCTTCTGCCTGCGGAAGTGTCCTTGGAAAGCCTTTacaaattaagttaaaaatgaacaaagaaagaaagggccAAGGGGAGacaggggagaaggaagaaaattaatGTTGAGCAACTTGAACAAAAGTACTAACACCAGGAAAGCTGATGACACTTGTAGGGCAACCCTggtagttaatattttatatgttaccTTGTTCAGACCACAGGTTGCTCAAATATTTGGTCAAACAATATTTTGGGTATGTCTGTGAGGGTGTCTTTGTGGGGGGGTCAGGGTGGGGATTAACATTTAAGTCAGTtgactgagtaaagcagactaTTATCCCTAATGCAGGTGGGTCCCATCTAACCCACTGAGGGTTTGGACAGAACAGAGGGCTGGCCCTCTCCAGAAGATAAGGGGGAATTCCTCCCACCTGACAGCCTTGGAGTGGGATATGGctttttcctgcctttggacTCAAACTCAAACATTGGGTCTTTCTAGGTCTCACCAGCCTTCAGACACCATCACACTACCAGCTCTCCTGGGTGCCCAGCTTCCTGACCTACTTTGAATATCTTGAGACTTCTCCGCCTCGTAATTGTGTGAGCAAATTCCTTGTAATAAACACCTCcctctaaaaactaaaaatcagCCTATCCTCAAGGATCCCACGGCACCTCTGGCTGGGGAAAGTTTACATCTTACTGTAAGTTACCCTCtgaccttccttcttccttctgtgATCCGCCCTCATCCTAAATATTCTCAAAAAGGGGAGAAGGGACAAAAGTCATATCTGAAGGAGCTTAGAAATAACGCAGTGCACTTCCctctttgcatttaaaaaaagaagcaggacAGAGAAGAAGACTGGCCCCCGAGGCCCCACGGTCAGGAGTCGCAGCACACAGTCCTCCTGCCCACCGTCTGTTTCTGTAGCACATGAAATGCTCACTCTCCAGTCTGCATGCATCCTTTTGGGCAGCTGAAATATTTTCAATACTCCACCTACCATCCAACAGCCAGCTATATTGGGTGAGATTTTTCAGCTCATGAAGGACCAACCGAGTCATGACATCATCTGGGATGAGCTTCCCTTGGTCAATGAAAGTCTTGGCTAAAACACCAATTTCTACATTAGAGGCagggaaaaaaaggcaagtcAGCAAGTGCATTTATTCTATCCCATTCTAAGCCTCTAGGAAACTGACTGCCTAAAGAAGCCCCCTGGATAACACACTCATCTGAAAATGTGCGCCATCAATTTTTGTGATAAAAACAAAGATTGTAAATAATCAATGCCTATTTCAAAATTTCCatgatataaaaatagataaatgtaaaaataatgaaaagatataAAGTAATATGTTAGCAGTAGTCATCTCTGTGATAGAATTATGTGATTTAACATAtttgtacttttctgtatttttctaaattttctatctgaaaaatatgtacactaaaattattttccttttaaaaaagaaattgaaatagtCACTATTTTTAAGTGGCTCAGTTTAAGTACCTGAGATACTGTTACTCTAGACATTTTTCTAATCCTCTAAAGTAGATGCTGTTGTCACAATTCAGTTTTTGACCAGATCAGCACTGTGattgttacatttttataaataaaatacactgaaaaGCATTTatgaacactttaaaatattaccTACAATTATATGTTGTGCTTATGCAACAGCATTTTGATTTTCTCACCATCTGTTAGCAAATTATTTGCACATATACAGAATTTGTAATGCCACCGTAATAATCTGTGCACTTACAATTTTGCGTTTGTTCACTTAACCATCCTTTTGTAGATACTTTTCAGTGATTTTAtatagtcattcagtcatttttggaaaatatatctatatttgaTAAAAAATACACTCTATCATGGCAGTATATACTGttggacatttaaatttttaaattagtctTGATTTTTCCCTACCACTTCTGCTTTTAAAGACttaacattctttttcctttttctttttttttggggggcggggggggcggttCTGAGTTATTTCTGATGGATAAATTCTCAGGAATCAGAGATTAAAGAGTCAATGCTTATGACTATTTTCATAATTCTCGGTATGAACTGACTTCAGAAAAGATCCTAAATTGTCAAATTCATGAAACTTACGATTTCTAAGCACATTAACTACATGGAAACTGGCTGCTGTTTGACAGGTACACTGCTTAGATTTACAAACAACATCTGGAATTGGCCTGAGAGCACCCTGGACTCACTAAAACGCCCTACTGCAAAGGTCCACATACTTAATATGTGTgcaccacaatgagacatcacttcACATTCACCAGGATGGCTGTAATCAAAAAGGCGTAAtgagtgttggcaagaatgttgAGAAATTGAAACCGTCATATATTGCTGGTGTGCAACATCTCTGTTGTCAGGCTTTTGACCACCGCACTGGGGGACATAAAGCTCAAACTCACCAAGAGTACTGAGGAAAATCACAATTCTCCAGGGCTGAGTCCCTAACACTGATGTAGGCAATTTAggaaacagtctggcagtttttCAAGAGcttaaacagagttaccatatgaggGCAGCAATTCAACTCTTAGGTacattttctcaaaagaaataaaaacattagcTCACAGAAAAACTTATATATGAATGtccatagcaacattattcacaatagccaaaaattgaaaacaacccaaatgttcatcaagtGACAAGtgggtaaataaaatgtggaatatacatacaaaattctattatttagccattaaaaagaagtactgatacatgttacatAGTGTATGAATTTTGAAAACAAGCTAAGtggaagaagtcagacacaaaagaccacatctTACAtcactccatttatatgaaatgctcaGAGTAGGCAAGTCtagagagacagaagaaaaatcagTGGTTGTCCAGGGCTGGTAAtattgggggaaaatggaaaatgactGCTAATGGGAACAGGGTGTCTTCTAGGGGGtgataaaaaaatgttttaaaattgactgtggtgatggttacacaactctgaaagtaattaaaaaaaaaaaaaacaaacactgattCAGAAATAGAGACCattggaacaagatagaaagcccagaaataaacccttacacctatgggtactttatttttgacaaaggaggcaagaatgagGCAagaatggggcaaagacagcctcttcaacaaatggtgctgggaaaactggacagctacatgtaaaagaatgacattagaacacttcctagcaccatacacaaagataagctcaaaatggattaaagacctaaatgtaagaccagaaactataaaactcttagaggaaaacagaggcagaacactcaatgacataaatcaaagcaagatcctgtATGACTCActtcctagagtaacagaaataaaaacaaaagtaaacaagtgggacctgattaaacttaaaagcttttgcatagcaaaggaaactataagcaatgtgaaaagataaccctcagaatgggagaaaataatagcaaatgaaacaactaactaaggattaatttccaaaatatacaagcagctcataaaactcaatgccagaaaaacaaacaacccaatcaaaaagtggaaaagacctcaacagacacttctccaaagaatacagttggctaacaaacacatgaaaagatgctcaacattgctcattatcagagaaatgcaaatcaaaactacaatgagatattacctcacactggtcagaatggccattatcaaaaagtctacaaacaataaatgctggagagggtgtggagaaaagggaacgctcttgcattgttggtgggaatgtaaattgatacagcaacTATGGAAGACgatatggagatttcttaaaaaactaggaataaaaccaccatatgacccagcaatctcactcctaggcatataccctgaggaaaccagggttgaaaaagacacatgtatcccattgttcattgcagcactatttataatagctacaacatggaaggaacctagatgcccatcaacagatgaagggataaagaagttgtacatatacacaatggaatattactcagccataaaaaggaacacatttgagtcagttctgatgaggtggatgaacctagaacctattatacagagtgaggcgagtcagaaagagaaagataaatattgtattctaacacacatatatatggaatctagaagaatggtactgaagaatttatttacagggaagcaatggagaaacagacacagagaatagacttatagacatggggagaggggaggagagggtgagatgtatggaaagagtaacatagaaacttacattaccatatgtaaaatagatagccaatgggaatttgctgtgtggctcaggaaactcacacaggggctctgtatcagcctagaggggtggggtggggagggagatgggagggaggtcctatgggaggggatatatgtatacctatggctgattcatgttgagttttgacagaaaacaacaaaattctataaagcaattatccttcaacaacaaaaaataaattaaaaaaaaccacactgATTCATAACTTAAAGTgttaattttatggtatgtgaattatatctttaaaaagattttttaaaaaaaagaaagtaaagatgaAAAATACCTGGTaagcaaaacaagagaaaaaaaagccaCTCATATAACCTATATAGCTCAGCACTATTTAGATAATTATCAAAACTGTTAACATTAAAACCTACAGACAAGTTGTTTTGTGAATAGATAGTTCCATGCATAATCTAACAATCGTTTTCACTATCACTAACAACTTTCTATATCACTAAACACTTaacaatagtttttaaaatctgaagtctataatgctttcatttaaaagaaaaataaaaatgactcaaCTCTC is a genomic window of Cervus canadensis isolate Bull #8, Minnesota chromosome 14, ASM1932006v1, whole genome shotgun sequence containing:
- the AK3 gene encoding GTP:AMP phosphotransferase AK3, mitochondrial isoform X2; the encoded protein is MTRLVLHELKNLTQYSWLLDGFPRTLPQAEALDRAYQIDTVINLNVPFEVIKQRLTARWIHPGSGRVYNIEFNPPKTVGIDDLTGEPLVQREDDRPETVVKRLKAYEAQTEPVLEYYRKKGVLETFSGTETNKIWPHVYAFLQTKLPQRNQETSVTP
- the AK3 gene encoding GTP:AMP phosphotransferase AK3, mitochondrial isoform X1, giving the protein MGASARLLRAAIMGAPGSGKGTVSSRIIKHFELKHLSSGDLLRDNMLRGTEIGVLAKTFIDQGKLIPDDVMTRLVLHELKNLTQYSWLLDGFPRTLPQAEALDRAYQIDTVINLNVPFEVIKQRLTARWIHPGSGRVYNIEFNPPKTVGIDDLTGEPLVQREDDRPETVVKRLKAYEAQTEPVLEYYRKKGVLETFSGTETNKIWPHVYAFLQTKLPQRNQETSVTP